The following are encoded in a window of Qipengyuania soli genomic DNA:
- a CDS encoding DUF2339 domain-containing protein — protein sequence MEWLFIFGLAGLVARLWHRLDRAEQKLERLDELQDHMFDAMRTMRPAEREAPVPVERTAPPAPRETVTVPKVRLSQTVHSAPPSETTEPAGEPQVTAPAVVDHTEELHPRKPLREMFAFDLEDVFGRRLPIWAGGVTLAVAGVFLVRYSIERGLITPLLRVIMAFVFGGGLIAGAEAAYRFREKVADPRVAQALAGAGLATLYAGFYLAGTQYGLIGQTMAFLGLAAVTAGAIALSFRFGIPSAVLGLVGGFAAPAVVGGDNANLPLLALYLGLVTGGLTYAGREQKREWMGIAAMVGGLGWGALLLLGGDPGFADVLALGLYFVVLGAVLPALSGMGRFELPFRLASALVASVQLALLVDSGGYSPLAWGLYLLLGATLGFFGWKRPDMREANAVAASVGLLLLGQWSGASGEGFTVVACGIAAIFAGLPLLHIWREDERKIDLWQVGGVTAALAVIAYASYGDFSADRIEAALAAGTLALATFPALAAWRLWHRGPATVLAFELLVALMLVFAASLMVSPAWLAPIVAAALFAGSFALLREREEKELLGLLWGIGTASIFSLLGHVAVEAEVMRLSAGTEPALGLRSLLRWLAPLAVMAALAWRERMPELRHFAEGAAAALAYAALAQVLPGWTLAWAAALLAIALSFGLPDRPVARLVAVAITAFWALLPLLNWVGAALMSLGGEPVFVDAIPSLAMIGRRLLPLIAALAFLRLPPHAWRSVTVRLEWLALIPLAVALHVAFKQVFAIETIAAFVSQGLAERTLWEALLLAAGWAAMTRVPLVGRVIMTAALVHFLVYTGLLHNPLWDRQAVGATPVANLVLAAYAVAVGTALMLRGAIAERLEPAADGLVVALVSLGTLTLLRQAFAGSIPVDAPMTQTEDLLRSLLGIVLAIGFLILGSRRGERSWRVGSLVLMVLAVAKVFIVDAAGLEGLLRIASFMALGFSLIGIGWLYSRQLRGVPMPQ from the coding sequence ATGGAATGGCTTTTCATCTTCGGACTGGCCGGGCTGGTCGCCCGCTTGTGGCATCGTCTCGACCGGGCCGAACAAAAGCTCGAGCGCCTCGACGAGCTGCAGGATCACATGTTCGATGCAATGCGGACCATGCGTCCGGCAGAGCGCGAAGCGCCTGTCCCGGTTGAACGAACCGCCCCTCCGGCACCTCGCGAAACGGTTACGGTTCCCAAGGTTCGCCTGAGCCAGACGGTTCATTCCGCGCCCCCTTCGGAGACGACCGAACCAGCTGGCGAGCCTCAGGTCACGGCACCTGCGGTCGTGGATCACACCGAAGAACTCCACCCGCGCAAGCCACTGCGCGAAATGTTCGCGTTCGACCTTGAAGACGTTTTCGGTCGCAGGCTGCCGATCTGGGCTGGCGGGGTCACCCTGGCGGTCGCCGGGGTTTTCCTGGTTCGATATTCGATCGAACGCGGGCTGATCACTCCGCTGCTGCGCGTCATCATGGCCTTCGTCTTCGGCGGCGGCCTGATCGCCGGCGCCGAAGCCGCGTACCGTTTTCGCGAGAAGGTCGCCGATCCTCGTGTGGCGCAAGCGCTGGCGGGCGCAGGCCTCGCGACGCTCTATGCCGGGTTCTATCTCGCGGGCACACAATACGGGCTGATAGGGCAGACGATGGCCTTCCTCGGCCTTGCAGCGGTCACCGCCGGCGCCATTGCGCTGTCGTTCCGTTTCGGCATCCCAAGCGCGGTCCTGGGCCTCGTCGGTGGCTTTGCCGCGCCGGCAGTGGTCGGGGGTGACAATGCCAATCTGCCGCTGTTGGCACTCTATCTCGGCCTCGTCACCGGCGGCCTTACCTACGCGGGCCGCGAGCAGAAGCGCGAATGGATGGGCATCGCCGCAATGGTCGGTGGCCTCGGTTGGGGCGCATTGCTGCTGCTCGGCGGCGATCCCGGTTTCGCCGACGTTCTGGCACTTGGCCTCTATTTCGTCGTGCTCGGCGCAGTGCTGCCCGCGCTTTCGGGGATGGGCCGCTTCGAGCTACCGTTCCGCCTTGCGTCCGCACTGGTTGCAAGTGTCCAACTGGCACTGCTGGTCGACAGCGGCGGGTATTCGCCGCTCGCCTGGGGGCTCTACCTTTTGCTCGGTGCGACTCTCGGCTTCTTTGGCTGGAAGAGACCCGACATGCGGGAGGCAAATGCCGTTGCCGCATCGGTCGGATTGTTGCTTCTGGGCCAGTGGAGCGGTGCGTCGGGCGAAGGGTTCACTGTCGTGGCATGCGGCATTGCAGCAATATTTGCCGGACTTCCCTTGCTTCACATCTGGCGCGAGGACGAACGCAAGATCGATCTCTGGCAGGTTGGAGGCGTGACGGCTGCGCTGGCCGTGATCGCCTACGCCTCCTACGGAGATTTCTCCGCAGATCGCATCGAAGCAGCGCTGGCAGCGGGAACGCTGGCGCTCGCCACATTCCCGGCGCTGGCGGCATGGCGTCTCTGGCACAGGGGCCCTGCGACCGTGCTGGCCTTCGAATTGCTCGTTGCCTTGATGCTGGTGTTTGCCGCCAGCCTCATGGTGTCCCCCGCGTGGCTTGCGCCAATCGTGGCTGCAGCCCTGTTCGCGGGCAGCTTTGCCCTCCTGCGCGAACGCGAGGAAAAGGAACTGCTCGGGCTGCTCTGGGGCATCGGAACGGCAAGCATTTTCTCGCTCCTCGGTCACGTTGCGGTCGAGGCCGAGGTCATGCGTCTGTCCGCAGGCACCGAACCGGCGCTTGGCCTGCGTAGTCTCCTTCGCTGGCTCGCCCCGCTCGCAGTCATGGCAGCACTCGCATGGCGCGAGCGGATGCCCGAGTTGCGTCATTTCGCGGAAGGGGCTGCCGCGGCGCTGGCCTATGCTGCGCTCGCGCAAGTGCTACCGGGCTGGACTCTGGCCTGGGCAGCCGCCTTGCTGGCCATCGCATTGTCCTTCGGTCTGCCGGACCGCCCGGTCGCCAGGCTGGTCGCCGTGGCCATCACCGCGTTCTGGGCGCTCCTCCCACTGTTGAACTGGGTCGGCGCAGCGCTGATGTCGCTTGGCGGCGAGCCGGTATTTGTCGATGCAATCCCTTCGCTGGCGATGATCGGACGTCGCCTGCTACCCCTGATCGCTGCGCTGGCGTTCCTCCGGCTCCCTCCGCATGCTTGGCGGAGCGTGACTGTCCGCCTGGAATGGCTTGCTCTCATCCCGCTCGCGGTGGCGCTGCATGTCGCATTCAAGCAGGTTTTCGCGATCGAGACGATCGCGGCCTTCGTATCGCAGGGTCTTGCCGAGCGTACGCTTTGGGAAGCCCTGCTGCTTGCGGCGGGATGGGCCGCGATGACAAGGGTACCGCTGGTCGGGCGGGTCATCATGACTGCCGCGCTGGTCCATTTCCTCGTCTACACCGGCCTGCTGCATAACCCGCTGTGGGACAGGCAGGCAGTAGGCGCGACGCCGGTCGCCAACCTGGTGCTGGCCGCCTATGCGGTTGCGGTCGGCACGGCGCTGATGCTGCGCGGGGCCATTGCCGAGCGCCTGGAACCTGCGGCAGACGGGCTTGTCGTCGCGCTGGTCAGCCTGGGAACCCTAACGTTGCTCCGACAGGCATTCGCTGGTTCGATACCCGTGGATGCGCCGATGACGCAGACGGAGGACCTGCTGCGCTCGCTGCTTGGCATTGTCCTGGCGATCGGCTTCCTGATCCTCGGCAGCCGACGGGGAGAACGCAGCTGGCGGGTCGGATCGCTGGTGCTCATGGTCCTGGCGGTTGCCAAGGTCTTTATCGTTGATGCGGCCGGGCTCGAGGGCCTGTTGCGCATCGCCAGCTTCATGGCGCTGGGCTTCAGCCTGATCGGAATCGGCTGGCTCTACTCGCGCCAATTGCGGGGCGTACCAATGCCACAATGA
- a CDS encoding competence/damage-inducible protein A: protein MSERIYTAGLVVIGDEILSGRTHDKNIAQVASWLQVQNIRLAEVRVVPDVVERIVEAVNALREAYDYLFTTGGIGPTHDDITVDAVAEALGVAVVVHPTARAILEKYYADKGGLNEGRLRMARVPEGAELIPNRMSGAPGIKIGNLHLMAGVPHITAGMLDALTGTLEGGAPLLSETVGGFIPESEVAILLRDTEKAFENCQIGSYPFFREGKVGSNFVIRSTDEAALKACMAQLCEGLDAAGFAFTHGGI, encoded by the coding sequence ATGAGCGAACGCATCTATACCGCCGGCCTCGTCGTCATCGGCGACGAGATCCTGTCCGGCCGCACGCACGACAAGAACATCGCGCAGGTCGCCAGCTGGCTTCAGGTGCAGAACATCCGCCTCGCCGAGGTCCGGGTGGTCCCCGATGTGGTCGAGCGGATTGTCGAGGCGGTAAACGCGTTGCGCGAGGCCTACGATTACCTTTTCACCACCGGCGGGATCGGCCCGACGCATGACGACATCACCGTCGATGCGGTTGCCGAGGCGCTGGGCGTCGCAGTCGTAGTTCATCCAACGGCGCGGGCGATCCTCGAGAAGTATTATGCCGACAAGGGTGGCCTCAACGAAGGGCGCCTGCGGATGGCACGCGTGCCCGAGGGAGCCGAACTGATCCCCAACCGCATGTCCGGTGCACCGGGCATCAAGATCGGCAACCTCCACCTCATGGCCGGCGTGCCGCACATCACCGCGGGCATGCTCGACGCGCTGACCGGCACGCTCGAAGGGGGGGCACCGCTGCTGAGCGAAACGGTTGGCGGTTTCATCCCCGAAAGCGAGGTCGCGATCCTGCTGCGCGATACCGAGAAGGCGTTCGAGAACTGCCAGATCGGCAGCTATCCTTTTTTCCGCGAAGGCAAGGTCGGATCGAACTTCGTCATCCGCTCGACCGACGAAGCGGCGCTCAAGGCCTGCATGGCGCAACTGTGCGAAGGACTCGATGCCGCAGGATTTGCCTTTACCCACGGCGGAATCTGA
- a CDS encoding flavin-containing monooxygenase: MADTATDFDVLIVGAGISGIGMAAHMTEKAPGHSYAIVERRENLGGTWDLFRYPGIRSDSDMHTLGFDFEPWKHEKSIADAPSILEYLDRIVDERGIRQHIRFNHKVISADWRESDARWHVTLETGEGERKMLTANWLYLGAGYYDYDEPYDPGFDFGEFEGQVIHPQFWPKDLDYSGKNVVVIGSGATAVTIVPSMADKAAKVTMLQRTPTWMFSRPAKDGIANFLRKILPEKTAYNITRFKNIKMQDISFKMARNKPQKVKDGLHKRIRKSMGKDYDLTPFTPPYNPWEQRLCLVPDDDLFQAIKKGKAEVVTGHIKAFEKGGVRLTDDTFLPADIVITATGLKLAVAGKIALSKEGQPIDLAQHFYYKGCMFSNVPNLAAVFGYLNASWTLRADINSDYICRVLVKQKATGTDVAVPVLAENHGLEEDDIFDFSSGYIQRGKHIMPKNAVSYPWRLNQEYVIDRKRMKTDPLEDGILDLHRHGANAREVEEQLEAAE; encoded by the coding sequence ATGGCAGACACGGCGACCGATTTCGACGTTCTCATCGTCGGGGCAGGCATTTCCGGCATCGGCATGGCAGCACACATGACCGAGAAGGCCCCGGGCCACAGCTACGCGATCGTCGAGCGCCGAGAGAACCTGGGCGGGACCTGGGACCTGTTCCGTTACCCGGGCATCCGTTCGGACAGCGACATGCACACGCTGGGATTCGATTTCGAGCCGTGGAAGCACGAGAAGTCGATCGCCGATGCTCCCTCGATCCTCGAATATCTCGACCGCATCGTCGACGAGCGTGGCATCCGCCAGCACATCCGTTTCAATCACAAGGTCATCTCCGCCGACTGGCGCGAGAGCGATGCGCGCTGGCATGTGACGCTCGAAACCGGTGAGGGCGAGCGCAAGATGCTGACCGCGAACTGGCTCTACCTTGGCGCGGGCTATTACGACTACGACGAACCCTATGATCCCGGCTTCGATTTCGGCGAGTTCGAAGGGCAGGTCATCCACCCGCAGTTCTGGCCCAAGGACCTCGACTACAGCGGCAAGAACGTCGTCGTCATCGGATCCGGCGCAACGGCGGTCACCATCGTCCCGTCGATGGCGGACAAGGCGGCGAAGGTCACCATGCTGCAACGCACGCCGACCTGGATGTTCAGCCGCCCGGCCAAGGACGGCATCGCCAATTTCCTGCGCAAGATCCTGCCGGAGAAAACGGCCTACAACATCACCCGGTTCAAGAACATCAAGATGCAGGACATCAGCTTCAAGATGGCCCGTAACAAGCCGCAAAAGGTGAAGGACGGGCTTCACAAGCGGATCCGCAAGTCGATGGGCAAGGACTACGATCTCACGCCCTTCACCCCGCCCTACAACCCGTGGGAACAGCGCCTTTGCCTCGTTCCCGACGACGATCTGTTCCAGGCGATCAAGAAGGGCAAGGCCGAGGTCGTAACCGGCCACATCAAGGCTTTCGAAAAGGGCGGCGTGCGTCTGACAGACGATACGTTCCTGCCCGCCGACATCGTCATCACCGCAACCGGGCTCAAGCTCGCCGTCGCGGGCAAGATCGCCCTATCGAAGGAAGGCCAGCCGATCGATCTGGCGCAGCACTTCTATTACAAGGGCTGCATGTTCTCGAATGTGCCGAACCTTGCGGCCGTGTTCGGCTATCTCAATGCCAGCTGGACACTTCGGGCCGACATCAATTCGGATTATATCTGCCGGGTGCTGGTCAAGCAGAAGGCGACAGGGACCGACGTTGCCGTACCTGTTCTCGCCGAGAATCATGGGCTCGAGGAAGACGACATCTTCGATTTCTCCAGCGGCTATATCCAGCGCGGCAAGCACATCATGCCGAAGAACGCGGTCAGCTACCCGTGGCGGCTCAACCAGGAATACGTGATCGACCGAAAGCGGATGAAAACCGATCCGCTGGAGGACGGCATTCTGGATCTTCACCGCCATGGAGCAAATGCACGCGAGGTCGAGGAACAGCTGGAAGCTGCAGAGTAG